The Roseimicrobium gellanilyticum genome contains a region encoding:
- a CDS encoding beta strand repeat-containing protein, with amino-acid sequence MAGVLFAAGTAGHAQSFTTSWTPTTSGLWSTGTNWNNGVPNSPNAQVTILSNITATTNITLDIAATLDRLTIGDSSNSFVILPSAPGSTLTFANNEAPGDGVDTRINKTVGGTDIIAAGILNTERLVLNVTTGTLALSGPVTISTEVLEKIGGGTVDIRGQLNLHNHNVITATGNKGLLVTAGTLNLSSPSNAIANTVKVTGGTLNFSGRAASQVVSATVSSGNSLTLTNVAGLSTGMAISGANIPVGTYITGISGTTITLSNPVSGNVTANDRLVFGGPSVGAALATGSGNSITLNSTAGISIGMNVHGANIPAGTTVIGVSGNTVTLSNPVSGGGVGANQVLNFGARLGDPVANATAHATVATAAGGNTVTLSDVSQLTVDMLVTGPGIPANTTITAINTLTKTITLSAPLPAGTSLAELSQLYFGTGQTTFASGLGELVVTGGAVNIGTAGNAVNFMIDADQIEITGGTLTLQAGNGGGVTTVLGGATNLLTLNGGTLNVLSSGTASGTVNFASAIDLVLNNNAIFNFSDNVGTIQTFAFGSVNSTSNNTSLVSSVGNAVLQIGGDGVNDVFNGTVNMGGSGGNSRIVKVGTETLTLGGTLDNSTARVEVREGTLILAKASSPTVHAIGSGGTLIVGVAGGGVETAQIGDLSSYVGLGNTHMTNYTNQIHRGATLTVNSTGVFDLNGFSEALNVIAGAGVITNNKLGTTSTILIGQNNTEFTWSGIIQDGNGQMAVWKASSTNTYFENNQTYTGETLVGRSSLVLRGANGRVSGTSTIRVSTNGQLALLNNTATDGSGNNNDRVNDSARIYLDKGGLLLIRRAANNGTTVHTIEKMGVLQIGAGFSQVRTDHTDGTGGNNNVNLSSAIEYVFADYERDQGGIVGFTEIASDGTNGPAVGFSLTNGATALSRVKFESGVSPGSMALLAGNSNTADAGDADFKVLIGAYGGTHNQAYDRLVTVGADGYIRLLNASLAADFRTQITSATTTTSSNLAASATALVAATRDNNARGAADFSLLIGPSSNVLLGEHSFNAWVQTAAAVTTISEQNTLHLGTRAADANYAGVDGSGMFLVSLPSGSFTMNGGTLSFGTREAIIRTNNTSIFRSEITGSAGLTKSGGALMELQGFNKYTGVTTVTQGELRIYTSGALGASGSGNGTKAVNGNLGMNSGVVTANDETLELLIGGNLLVIDQNNTWNGDVFINNNFETGQNNNGTIQVNDNGSLIINGRVTGMSAALGGINGDPAYTGNGESRGLIFTNGGANLSSVRNGIIKINGTITDEDFAGGAAAHQRLNLFVRGYTGQGSLTNSRFNVFLKDASQTNGQLDLRSGYLHLDKGYASAGGPGGAGVTVTVVQDAFTGGTTLVVDTTAGLTVGTVITGPGIEPGTTVAAIDGATNTITLSDPLTADVTANTSISSGAGGTFTILRQHDGGNVDRAGTISALLLSEAGAIFRSPTIQIGENTGAYSSNNIALLGGENTSGTVTFGAGTNTVDMNPITGTSGGSLTIPGATGSGATSLTLSSAANLRVGDGVSGTGIAPGTTITGINGNVITLSTPTSGNIAANGTISYGYLSTTNNAAGSPGTTKVLSLSSTGGGAAGSQVIQLSNANWLEAGMQVTGHPNIPNGATILSVNPATDEITISVDITGSGVPSGTTLSIATASGNRIVFLNSVAGLEPGMGISGTGIPTDTKIVSVNAATGAVLLSKATTAAPPAVGSNYSVYALSNTITLSTVQGLQIGMGISGNGIRIGTVITAIDPVTKTVVLSAATNGPINETTIQTVPIPAVAYNVSATAASGSNTLVLSSVAGLSIGATVSGTGVPNGTVITAINPATNTVTLSQPISAQIAAAASVNIRKVSNFSETRLYQAAGGKSDFQMRFTDDGGFSLQNEVGALTKVGRGVVTLSGSTAGASDLDGGINVHGGTLELLYGQANTNNSRVNGGTAANPYQLTLAGGELKMSALGNSSVAQTVNESFRGVFTLRAGNSSIKAGANSEFATIVLNLGLDNPFSVFISEPTSASSAIQNPDWYWRAPDRFAGATIAFDGTPLTSTTIRYLYSQNALNGNGFADNGLLGYFTSIPYATFKAGSIGNPSYVDFASFIPESTSNPNLNNTVIGDSSGLLGNVLFKDYGGGGTFASQLGSWSSYVSAAGGTEYMTDALFAGSTGFTGTLNANSGGNFYGAKLIRFAAAASSTINIAAGTRLVLGTTAPGEGVFGTAGLSVQDGGAILISNSVGANNQGIEGGELTSALLSTYYTQPLTTTTASAAGGTVGGNTLGVASVSALKVGMTVSGAGIVPGSYITDINRVTNTVTLNTGLSAAVSNGAVLEFRDLPQYHVANYFSNTNGNATAGTTTLTLQSVADLVVGMRISTDAGNLFAPGTTIIAINKATNQITLSSGTLADVNDFTGLQFDLFAAQAPSIRPANTTISLSYPAHASTFDARDLIIHNYNEQGVFTIGSRIVDFTGALDGGPSRLNLVIGGPGVTHLTNATNNYTGSTFVSGGGTDAAGNLLVGTLWIANENRLGATPGSVNPASIFLNGGRLRFDSDVSGSSLGSALTLHQNRGITLGGNGGYIDVFHAGTTLTYGGVIRSEDNIQMGNLGSNQYYGNIGSGDLIKEGNGRLILTNDNSVANLIAPISSVPFTTWNAYFGITDVKAGTLQLNIGKANSGILGSNDSTIDGTIVRAGARLDLQITGGSAHGTKEWITLAGGVLGTTALHTDGALDGVISVTANSEINVAAGNLRLNGSSGFLQGTGTITKTGTGSLMLFENNSDFSGGWVIQEGSIITRSQGRVTGQGGSILIGTSGAAAGLGTAGLYQRSRTSGGVFTTEYKITQNIVVRAESSGSQVKEIGVRNDLNEFSNVTVNTVSGSPVVTVSSVANLFTGMVTQSAIAGMPAGAIILAIDPATNRVTFNTNATSTASAAGNIGYNNSGMNNDRYSFAGTLTLNDDLQVAYRDNGTNPALTPTGTNPDGSQRTGITRIIGLDGNISGTGNLTTVVDLVGGTATVNSIFELNGENSSWVGDLTMGNAASQTRMLHTVRLGSNTALNAANAVTLRNNSTLQVAGHTVEIGDLSVSVTDGGGTVAVDNGAATRGIFIENASNDIATLIINQLGTTNWDVHFRDGTTPSIYSASTALVHSNKLNIVKRGTGVGIMTQTNTYTGTTTIENGTLRSGSSNVLPDASPIIINATGAGVTATLDLNNNNDSIASLTMGGTTTTSTPTVQTGTGTLTLLGNVTYDAANNPQGGTISGNLALGGASRTFTVGDSTTATNDLTVSAVVSSAGTGSIVKTGLGTMVLSGNNTYTGTTTVSQGRLHVGVGGGVGSRAAGDTGAAGASATTVSAGAFLSGTGTVQGTASSTAHSIQGTIQPGSWNGTTSGIGKLDIVGNLNATGGTFALQLSGNSMNDATLAGFVAGSAGYDSHVTAQLGTYEGSVTGIAGGANHDFLNISGSVTLDGNTRIQVQTEGSYTYAAGDIFDILDWTGLTAGLFDVGSITATGNARLRSGGLSGDLELPTLTGNLVWDVQKLLSDGILIVANNVPEPSRAMLFVIGFAGMLLRRRRPTRK; translated from the coding sequence TTGGCTGGAGTTCTGTTCGCTGCGGGAACGGCAGGTCATGCGCAGTCCTTCACCACCTCGTGGACCCCGACCACTTCCGGACTCTGGAGCACGGGCACCAACTGGAACAACGGGGTGCCGAATTCCCCGAATGCGCAGGTCACGATCCTGTCCAACATCACAGCGACGACCAACATCACGCTGGACATTGCGGCCACTCTCGACCGGTTGACGATTGGGGATTCGAGCAACTCGTTTGTGATCTTGCCGAGCGCGCCCGGATCGACCCTTACATTTGCGAACAACGAGGCGCCCGGCGATGGCGTTGATACCAGAATCAACAAGACCGTTGGTGGGACTGACATCATTGCGGCAGGCATCTTGAACACCGAGCGGCTGGTGCTGAATGTCACCACTGGAACCCTGGCGCTCTCTGGACCAGTCACCATCTCCACGGAAGTCCTGGAAAAGATTGGTGGGGGCACCGTGGACATTCGCGGCCAGCTCAACCTGCATAACCACAATGTTATCACTGCGACGGGGAACAAAGGCCTGCTCGTCACGGCAGGAACCCTGAATCTCTCGTCCCCGTCGAACGCCATTGCCAATACCGTCAAGGTCACCGGTGGCACGCTGAACTTCAGCGGCCGCGCTGCTTCTCAAGTGGTTTCCGCCACGGTTTCTTCCGGTAACAGCCTTACCTTGACGAACGTTGCCGGGTTGAGCACGGGGATGGCCATTTCAGGAGCGAACATCCCGGTGGGCACGTATATCACCGGGATCAGCGGGACCACCATCACGCTCAGCAATCCCGTCTCCGGGAATGTCACTGCAAATGATCGCCTGGTGTTTGGCGGTCCCTCGGTGGGTGCCGCCCTCGCCACGGGCTCCGGTAATTCGATCACCTTGAATTCGACAGCCGGTATCTCGATCGGCATGAACGTCCATGGTGCCAACATTCCCGCCGGCACGACCGTGATAGGAGTTTCCGGTAATACGGTGACTTTGAGCAATCCGGTATCGGGTGGGGGAGTGGGTGCAAACCAGGTGCTGAACTTTGGTGCTCGCCTCGGGGATCCTGTGGCAAACGCCACCGCTCACGCCACGGTGGCGACAGCTGCTGGGGGGAACACAGTGACTCTTAGTGACGTTTCCCAACTGACTGTCGATATGCTGGTTACTGGCCCCGGAATTCCGGCCAACACGACCATCACCGCCATTAACACGCTGACGAAGACTATTACCCTTAGCGCGCCCCTTCCTGCAGGAACGTCACTTGCCGAGCTTTCTCAACTCTACTTCGGCACAGGCCAGACCACATTCGCTTCGGGTCTTGGCGAATTGGTTGTCACCGGTGGCGCAGTCAACATCGGCACCGCAGGGAATGCGGTGAACTTCATGATCGACGCAGATCAGATTGAGATCACCGGTGGTACCTTGACCCTCCAGGCGGGCAACGGTGGGGGTGTCACCACGGTGCTAGGGGGAGCCACCAATCTTCTTACCCTGAATGGCGGTACGCTGAATGTCCTCTCCAGCGGCACTGCTTCGGGCACGGTGAACTTTGCCAGTGCTATCGATTTGGTGCTGAACAACAACGCGATATTCAACTTCTCTGACAACGTGGGGACCATTCAGACTTTCGCGTTCGGGTCAGTGAACTCCACCAGCAACAACACCTCCCTTGTCAGCAGCGTGGGGAATGCGGTTTTGCAGATCGGAGGCGACGGCGTTAATGATGTCTTCAACGGAACGGTCAACATGGGCGGCTCCGGAGGTAATTCACGGATTGTCAAAGTTGGCACCGAGACCCTGACCTTGGGGGGGACGCTGGATAACAGCACTGCGCGAGTGGAAGTGCGGGAAGGAACCTTGATCCTGGCCAAAGCCAGTTCACCTACCGTGCATGCGATTGGCAGTGGCGGCACACTCATCGTCGGCGTCGCCGGTGGAGGTGTGGAAACTGCGCAGATTGGGGATCTCAGCAGCTATGTGGGCTTGGGGAATACCCACATGACGAACTATACAAATCAGATCCATCGTGGAGCCACCTTGACTGTGAATTCCACGGGGGTTTTTGATTTGAATGGTTTTAGTGAGGCCCTCAACGTCATCGCGGGAGCCGGGGTCATCACCAATAACAAGTTGGGGACGACTTCGACCATCCTGATTGGACAGAATAACACGGAATTCACCTGGTCGGGTATTATCCAGGATGGTAACGGGCAGATGGCGGTGTGGAAAGCCAGTTCCACCAACACGTATTTCGAAAACAATCAGACTTACACCGGGGAAACCTTGGTGGGGCGCTCGAGCTTGGTGCTTCGAGGAGCGAATGGCAGGGTCAGTGGCACCAGCACCATTCGCGTGTCCACCAACGGGCAACTTGCTCTCTTGAACAACACGGCCACGGATGGTTCTGGGAACAACAACGATCGTGTCAATGACTCCGCGAGGATCTACTTGGACAAGGGAGGATTGCTGTTGATTCGTCGTGCAGCCAATAACGGCACGACCGTGCATACCATCGAAAAGATGGGGGTGTTGCAAATCGGCGCAGGATTCAGCCAGGTGCGGACGGACCACACCGATGGCACAGGTGGCAATAACAACGTGAACCTGTCGAGCGCCATTGAGTATGTGTTCGCTGACTATGAACGCGACCAGGGTGGGATCGTCGGATTTACAGAAATCGCAAGTGATGGCACGAATGGCCCCGCCGTTGGCTTCAGCCTGACCAACGGAGCTACGGCGCTTTCAAGGGTGAAGTTTGAGAGCGGAGTTTCCCCCGGTTCGATGGCTCTACTGGCAGGCAACTCCAACACGGCGGATGCTGGAGATGCTGACTTTAAAGTTCTCATCGGCGCTTACGGTGGCACGCACAACCAAGCTTATGATCGCTTGGTGACGGTGGGCGCAGATGGCTACATTCGCCTACTCAATGCATCATTGGCTGCTGATTTCCGGACCCAGATCACCAGCGCGACCACGACCACGTCTTCCAATCTTGCTGCGTCTGCTACAGCGCTCGTGGCTGCTACGCGCGATAACAATGCACGCGGCGCTGCCGATTTCAGCCTGCTGATTGGTCCCTCAAGCAATGTCTTGCTTGGCGAGCATTCCTTCAACGCATGGGTGCAAACCGCGGCTGCGGTGACAACGATCTCGGAACAGAATACGCTTCATCTGGGCACTCGTGCAGCAGACGCCAATTATGCCGGTGTGGATGGCTCCGGCATGTTCCTGGTATCCCTGCCATCAGGTAGCTTTACCATGAATGGCGGTACGTTGAGCTTTGGCACGAGAGAAGCCATCATCCGTACCAACAATACCTCAATTTTCCGTTCCGAAATCACTGGTAGCGCCGGCCTTACCAAGAGTGGTGGCGCGCTGATGGAACTGCAGGGATTCAACAAATACACGGGGGTGACGACTGTCACCCAAGGTGAATTGCGGATCTACACCAGTGGAGCCCTTGGCGCCAGCGGCTCCGGAAATGGCACCAAAGCCGTGAACGGCAATCTTGGGATGAACAGTGGTGTAGTCACCGCCAACGATGAAACACTGGAGTTGCTCATCGGCGGAAACCTGCTGGTCATCGACCAGAACAACACCTGGAACGGCGACGTCTTCATCAACAACAACTTTGAGACAGGTCAGAACAACAACGGGACCATCCAGGTCAATGACAATGGCTCGCTCATCATCAATGGACGTGTGACCGGCATGAGCGCTGCCTTGGGCGGCATCAACGGAGACCCGGCCTACACCGGGAACGGGGAGAGCCGCGGGCTGATTTTCACCAATGGCGGTGCGAACCTCAGCTCGGTGCGTAACGGCATCATCAAAATCAATGGCACGATTACGGACGAAGATTTCGCCGGTGGTGCCGCAGCCCATCAGCGCCTGAATCTCTTTGTGCGCGGTTACACCGGGCAAGGGTCCCTTACCAACAGCCGCTTCAATGTGTTCTTGAAGGATGCGAGCCAGACCAATGGCCAGCTGGACCTCCGTTCCGGCTACCTCCACCTGGATAAGGGTTATGCCTCGGCCGGGGGACCTGGTGGTGCCGGCGTCACGGTGACTGTGGTGCAGGACGCCTTCACCGGCGGTACCACGCTGGTGGTCGATACGACCGCTGGCTTGACGGTGGGAACCGTCATCACGGGACCAGGCATCGAGCCCGGGACCACAGTCGCTGCTATTGATGGCGCCACCAACACCATCACCCTGAGTGATCCCCTGACCGCGGATGTGACGGCCAATACGTCGATCTCTTCTGGAGCGGGTGGTACCTTCACCATTCTTCGTCAGCACGATGGCGGGAACGTGGATCGCGCAGGGACCATCAGCGCTCTGTTGCTGTCGGAGGCTGGCGCCATCTTCCGCTCCCCCACGATTCAGATTGGTGAAAACACCGGTGCTTATTCTTCGAACAACATCGCTCTTTTGGGCGGTGAGAACACGAGTGGCACTGTCACGTTCGGCGCCGGTACAAACACGGTGGACATGAACCCCATCACAGGGACGTCGGGTGGTTCCCTGACCATTCCGGGCGCGACTGGGAGCGGTGCCACCTCACTGACCCTTTCATCGGCAGCGAACTTGAGGGTTGGCGATGGCGTCTCTGGTACTGGCATCGCCCCTGGTACGACCATCACCGGGATCAACGGAAACGTCATTACCTTGAGCACGCCGACGAGTGGGAACATCGCCGCGAATGGGACCATTTCCTACGGCTATCTCAGCACCACGAACAACGCGGCTGGGTCTCCAGGCACGACCAAGGTGCTTTCACTGAGCAGCACAGGCGGCGGAGCGGCAGGCTCACAGGTGATTCAACTTTCCAATGCCAACTGGCTTGAAGCGGGGATGCAAGTCACCGGCCACCCAAATATCCCCAATGGTGCCACCATTCTCAGTGTCAATCCTGCAACGGATGAAATTACCATCAGCGTTGACATCACCGGGAGCGGGGTGCCGTCCGGCACCACACTGAGTATTGCCACGGCCAGTGGCAACAGAATTGTCTTCCTGAATAGCGTGGCAGGCTTGGAACCGGGCATGGGAATCTCTGGTACAGGGATTCCGACAGATACCAAAATTGTGTCCGTGAATGCTGCCACGGGAGCGGTGCTGTTGAGCAAAGCTACGACTGCGGCGCCACCCGCCGTCGGCAGCAATTACAGCGTCTACGCACTGAGCAACACCATCACATTGTCCACGGTGCAAGGACTTCAGATCGGCATGGGCATCTCAGGAAATGGCATCCGGATAGGTACTGTCATCACTGCCATTGATCCTGTGACCAAGACGGTGGTTCTGAGTGCGGCTACCAACGGGCCCATCAACGAAACAACGATCCAGACGGTGCCCATCCCGGCGGTGGCTTACAATGTGTCTGCGACTGCTGCGTCCGGCTCCAACACACTCGTACTTTCCTCGGTGGCTGGCTTGTCCATTGGTGCCACGGTGAGCGGTACGGGCGTCCCGAACGGCACGGTCATCACCGCCATCAATCCCGCGACCAACACCGTCACTCTCAGCCAGCCGATCAGTGCGCAAATTGCCGCTGCGGCGTCTGTGAACATCCGCAAGGTTTCCAACTTCTCCGAAACCCGTCTCTATCAGGCTGCGGGAGGTAAGTCAGACTTCCAGATGCGCTTCACGGACGATGGCGGATTTAGCCTGCAAAATGAAGTTGGAGCGTTGACCAAAGTAGGGCGCGGTGTCGTAACACTGAGCGGCAGCACCGCTGGAGCGAGCGATCTGGATGGCGGGATCAACGTTCACGGAGGAACGCTGGAACTTCTGTACGGCCAGGCAAACACGAACAACTCCCGTGTGAACGGTGGAACTGCGGCCAACCCCTACCAGTTGACCCTGGCAGGTGGGGAACTCAAGATGTCGGCGCTAGGCAACTCTTCCGTCGCACAAACGGTGAATGAGTCTTTCCGCGGTGTGTTCACACTTCGAGCGGGCAACTCCTCCATCAAGGCTGGGGCTAACAGTGAGTTTGCCACCATCGTTCTGAACTTGGGCCTGGACAATCCGTTCTCTGTCTTCATCTCGGAGCCTACGTCTGCTTCCTCAGCCATCCAGAATCCTGATTGGTACTGGAGGGCTCCTGATCGTTTTGCAGGCGCTACGATTGCCTTCGATGGAACGCCTCTCACGTCCACGACCATCCGTTATTTGTATTCTCAGAATGCGCTCAATGGCAACGGCTTCGCTGACAATGGGCTTCTGGGCTATTTCACCTCCATCCCGTATGCGACTTTCAAGGCTGGTTCTATTGGAAACCCCTCCTATGTGGATTTCGCATCCTTCATTCCCGAATCCACCAGCAATCCAAATCTCAACAATACCGTCATCGGTGATTCCAGCGGTCTACTCGGGAACGTGCTCTTCAAGGACTACGGTGGAGGCGGCACCTTTGCGTCGCAACTCGGAAGCTGGAGTTCGTATGTAAGTGCTGCGGGTGGCACTGAATACATGACCGATGCCCTTTTTGCGGGCTCGACCGGATTCACAGGAACGCTCAATGCCAACAGTGGGGGCAACTTCTATGGGGCGAAACTCATTCGATTTGCCGCCGCCGCTTCGAGTACCATCAACATTGCTGCGGGCACCCGACTCGTCCTTGGCACCACCGCTCCCGGGGAAGGTGTTTTTGGTACGGCAGGCCTTTCCGTGCAGGACGGCGGAGCCATCCTGATCTCCAATTCAGTTGGCGCTAATAACCAGGGGATTGAGGGTGGCGAGCTCACTTCCGCATTGCTGAGCACGTACTATACTCAGCCTCTCACAACCACGACCGCTTCGGCGGCTGGTGGTACTGTCGGAGGGAATACCTTGGGCGTGGCTTCCGTAAGTGCGCTGAAAGTAGGCATGACTGTATCCGGCGCTGGCATTGTGCCTGGCAGCTATATCACAGACATCAATCGGGTGACGAATACCGTGACGCTCAATACGGGCCTGAGCGCGGCCGTGAGCAACGGAGCGGTTCTTGAGTTCCGCGACCTCCCACAATACCACGTGGCAAACTATTTCAGCAACACCAATGGTAACGCAACCGCCGGAACCACGACGCTCACGCTCCAATCCGTGGCTGACCTGGTGGTGGGAATGAGGATCTCCACAGATGCTGGTAACCTCTTTGCTCCAGGAACCACCATCATAGCGATCAATAAAGCAACAAATCAGATCACGTTGAGTTCCGGCACCCTTGCGGATGTCAACGACTTCACAGGCCTGCAGTTCGATCTGTTCGCGGCCCAGGCCCCCTCCATCCGCCCTGCGAATACCACGATATCACTCAGCTATCCCGCACACGCTTCTACCTTCGATGCGCGGGACCTCATCATTCACAACTACAATGAGCAGGGTGTCTTCACGATCGGTTCACGTATCGTAGACTTCACAGGAGCCCTTGATGGAGGGCCCTCCCGTCTCAACCTCGTCATTGGTGGTCCCGGGGTTACGCATCTGACGAATGCCACCAACAACTACACGGGCTCGACCTTTGTCAGCGGTGGAGGAACAGATGCCGCTGGTAACCTTCTGGTGGGTACGCTGTGGATTGCGAACGAAAACCGTCTGGGAGCCACGCCAGGCTCGGTCAATCCGGCATCGATCTTCCTGAACGGTGGGCGTCTGCGTTTTGACTCCGATGTCAGTGGTTCGTCCCTCGGGTCTGCACTCACTCTGCATCAGAACCGGGGCATCACCTTGGGTGGCAACGGCGGCTACATTGACGTGTTCCATGCCGGCACGACCCTGACCTATGGTGGTGTCATTCGTTCAGAAGACAACATCCAGATGGGCAATCTGGGTTCCAACCAGTACTATGGCAACATTGGTTCGGGCGACCTGATCAAGGAAGGAAATGGCCGGCTGATCCTGACCAATGACAACAGTGTCGCGAATCTGATTGCTCCGATTTCCTCGGTTCCTTTCACTACCTGGAATGCGTACTTCGGCATCACGGATGTGAAGGCGGGTACGCTGCAGTTGAACATTGGCAAAGCCAACTCCGGTATCTTGGGCAGCAATGATTCTACCATCGACGGCACGATTGTGAGAGCAGGCGCTCGCCTTGATCTCCAAATCACGGGTGGCTCGGCTCACGGCACGAAGGAATGGATCACCCTGGCTGGAGGCGTGCTGGGTACCACGGCGCTCCATACGGACGGTGCACTGGATGGCGTGATCAGCGTGACCGCGAACAGTGAGATCAATGTGGCCGCAGGCAACCTGCGCCTCAATGGCAGCTCCGGATTCCTGCAGGGCACGGGAACGATCACGAAGACCGGTACTGGTTCACTGATGCTGTTTGAGAACAATTCTGACTTCAGCGGTGGGTGGGTCATCCAGGAGGGTTCCATCATAACCCGCAGCCAGGGACGTGTGACCGGCCAGGGTGGTTCCATTCTGATTGGCACCAGCGGAGCGGCAGCGGGCTTGGGTACCGCCGGTCTCTATCAACGCTCCCGCACCTCGGGAGGTGTGTTCACCACGGAGTATAAGATCACGCAAAACATCGTGGTTAGGGCGGAATCCAGTGGCTCGCAGGTCAAGGAAATCGGGGTGCGCAATGATTTGAACGAATTTTCAAATGTCACCGTCAACACCGTCTCCGGCAGCCCGGTCGTGACGGTATCAAGTGTGGCGAATCTGTTCACGGGGATGGTCACCCAGTCGGCCATCGCCGGCATGCCCGCTGGCGCCATTATTCTGGCCATTGATCCGGCGACCAACAGGGTGACCTTCAACACCAATGCCACCAGCACCGCGTCAGCAGCCGGCAACATCGGCTACAACAACAGTGGCATGAACAATGACCGGTACAGCTTCGCAGGAACGCTGACCCTCAATGACGATCTGCAGGTGGCCTACCGCGACAATGGCACCAATCCGGCACTCACTCCGACTGGTACCAATCCGGATGGGTCACAACGGACGGGCATCACCCGCATCATTGGGCTGGATGGAAATATCAGCGGCACCGGGAACCTCACCACGGTGGTGGATCTGGTCGGCGGCACGGCTACCGTGAACAGCATCTTTGAACTCAACGGCGAGAACTCCTCGTGGGTGGGTGATTTGACCATGGGTAACGCTGCAAGCCAGACCCGCATGCTGCACACCGTGCGTTTGGGAAGCAATACCGCCCTGAATGCTGCGAATGCGGTGACGCTGAGGAACAACAGCACCCTGCAGGTGGCTGGTCACACCGTTGAAATCGGCGACCTCTCCGTCAGTGTGACCGACGGCGGTGGAACTGTGGCGGTGGACAATGGTGCTGCGACCCGGGGTATCTTTATCGAGAATGCGTCCAACGACATCGCGACCCTCATCATCAATCAACTGGGTACCACCAATTGGGATGTCCATTTCCGTGATGGCACTACGCCCTCTATCTACAGTGCCTCCACTGCATTGGTGCACAGCAACAAACTGAACATCGTGAAGAGGGGTACTGGCGTGGGCATCATGACCCAAACCAACACCTATACCGGTACCACCACCATTGAGAATGGCACGCTGCGTTCCGGTTCGAGCAATGTGCTTCCCGATGCGAGCCCCATCATCATCAATGCGACGGGAGCAGGAGTTACTGCCACGCTCGATCTGAACAACAACAATGATTCGATTGCCTCGCTGACGATGGGCGGGACCACGACCACCAGCACGCCGACTGTGCAAACGGGTACCGGCACTCTGACCCTGCTGGGCAATGTCACCTATGACGCTGCCAACAATCCGCAAGGTGGTACCATCAGCGGCAACCTTGCGCTGGGTGGAGCTTCACGCACCTTCACGGTGGGTGACAGCACCACGGCCACGAACGATCTGACCGTGTCTGCCGTAGTGTCATCGGCTGGTACCGGTAGCATCGTCAAGACAGGTCTCGGTACGATGGTGCTCTCCGGCAACAATACCTACACGGGTACGACCACAGTCTCTCAAGGCCGGTTGCATGTGGGCGTTGGCGGTGGCGTTGGTTCTCGTGCCGCTGGTGATACCGGTGCGGCGGGAGCGAGTGCTACCACGGTCAGCGCGGGCGCTTTCTTGAGCGGTACCGGCACAGTCCAAGGTACAGCTTCCAGCACCGCTCATTCGATACAGGGCACTATTCAGCCTGGTAGCTGGAACGGTACGACCAGCGGCATTGGCAAACTCGACATCGTTGGCAATCTCAACGCCACGGGTGGTACGTTCGCACTCCAGCTCAGCGGCAATTCCATGAATGATGCCACCTTGGCGGGCTTCGTGGCCGGTTCCGCGGGCTACGACTCCCATGTCACCGCCCAGCTTGGCACTTACGAAGGTTCGGTCACCGGTATTGCGGGTGGCGCCAATCATGACTTCCTGAACATCTCGGGCAGTGTCACCTTGGACGGCAACACACGGATTCAGGTGCAGACCGAGGGCAGCTACACCTATGCCGCAGGCGATATCTTTGACATCCTTGACTGGACGGGGCTGACGGCAGGTCTCTTTGATGTGGGCTCCATCACTGCCACCGGCAATGCACGCCTTCGCAGTGGGGGACTGAGTGGGGATCTGGAGTTGCCTACTCTTACCGGCAACCTTGTTTGGGACGTGCAAAAGCTCCTCTCGGACGGTATCCTGATTGTAGCCAACAACGTTCCAGAGCCCAGCAGGGCGATGCTTTTCGTGATCGGCTTCGCGGGAATGCTTCTGCGCCGTCGCAGGCCGACGAGGAAATAA